TAACATCGCTCCAGCCTAAATCATCAGCTAAAATAAAAACTACATTAGGTTTGTTTTGAGCCTCTATTCTAGTGATTAAGGCACAAGTTAAAATTAAAAAAAACAGTTTTTTCATCTTAATATTTTTATCGAATTATTATTTATTTTTAGTTTCAAAAAGCTCAACAGGGTTTTTGGTATAATTATATTGCCATGTTTCTTTTGGCTGAACGGATTTAAACTCATCAGCCCCATAAAAATCATCATGGTATTTATCCATCCATTGGTAAGTCAACTCTTTGAGACGACTTTTAACAGCTTCGTATTCTGGATCTTCATATAAGTTATTTAATTGGTATGGATCTTTTATTCTATCAAACAAAGTATTGGTAATAGTGTTATTATCTTTATCCATAGAAAATGTAAATTCTTCTGTAACAACACCTCGCCAATTAATGTTATTTGCATGGCCAAGACGATATACCCAAAGTGGTACATAATTATCTTTATTAGATTGGTTTTTTATTAACGCCGCCGACAAATCACGACCATCAAACTCTTGTTTCGTATCAATATCCAAATACCCTAAAAGGGTAGGTAAAATATCTAAAGTCCCAAAAAGCATTTTTGTTTTTAAGCCGCTTTTTATTTTCTTAGGATATTTAATGATAAAAGGAATTTTATTAGAATAATCGTGTGGGTATTGCTTTGGCAAAACGGCGTTATGAGATTCTAACATATCTCCATGATCTGCAGAGAATGTTACCAAGGTATTATCTTCCACATCCATACTCTTTAATTGATCCATCAATCTACCTAAAGCAATATCTACTCCTGTAACCTGTGCCATATGGCCGTGATACATTCTTCTTCTATCTGGAGTATCTTCTAAACCAGGACGTAAAATTATAGAATCTCGATTATACAAATTCATCAACTCATCTTCTGTGTCGTATCGATAATGCATTTTACCATCCTCTCCTTTAAACTTGCCCCAATCGTGTGGTGGATGTAAAGACACAATTATGGCGAATGGTTTGGTTTTATCTATTTGCTTTAAATAATTAATAGCTTGACGTGCTTGCCCATAGGGTTCCCATTCGTTAAAAAATTCCTTTTCCCCGTTTATATTCCAAAAAAAGGCTTTCCCTGCCCTAAAATCTACATGACAGTTGTTGGTTAAAACAGTGTCGAAACCATAAGTTAACGCTTCAGGAATAGGTCTATCTCTATCTCCCCCCAATAAATGCCATTTTCCAAAATACGCGGTTTGATAGCCTTTTTCTTTTAATATTTCTGCCAACAACTTTGTTTTATTAGGCAATAAAGGCGCATCGTTAACGAAGGCACCGTTTTTTAAAGGATGCATGCCACTCATTAACATCCCTCTAAAAGGTGTACAAACGGGTTGACTCGAAAACGCGTTTTTTAGTAATATGCCCTCATGA
The window above is part of the Algibacter sp. L3A6 genome. Proteins encoded here:
- a CDS encoding sulfatase; translation: MRCIYILFSLAVLLSCKSRVLESSEITSRKSPNLVIVLSDQHSADMVGAYGNSQIITPNLDKLAHEGILLKNAFSSQPVCTPFRGMLMSGMHPLKNGAFVNDAPLLPNKTKLLAEILKEKGYQTAYFGKWHLLGGDRDRPIPEALTYGFDTVLTNNCHVDFRAGKAFFWNINGEKEFFNEWEPYGQARQAINYLKQIDKTKPFAIIVSLHPPHDWGKFKGEDGKMHYRYDTEDELMNLYNRDSIILRPGLEDTPDRRRMYHGHMAQVTGVDIALGRLMDQLKSMDVEDNTLVTFSADHGDMLESHNAVLPKQYPHDYSNKIPFIIKYPKKIKSGLKTKMLFGTLDILPTLLGYLDIDTKQEFDGRDLSAALIKNQSNKDNYVPLWVYRLGHANNINWRGVVTEEFTFSMDKDNNTITNTLFDRIKDPYQLNNLYEDPEYEAVKSRLKELTYQWMDKYHDDFYGADEFKSVQPKETWQYNYTKNPVELFETKNK